From a single Rutidosis leptorrhynchoides isolate AG116_Rl617_1_P2 chromosome 5, CSIRO_AGI_Rlap_v1, whole genome shotgun sequence genomic region:
- the LOC139849705 gene encoding auxin-responsive protein IAA32-like encodes MASDSSSSAYLFNHLDLPSLYYHTNNENVGILDLGLSLKVLQPQTYNHSPNLQDDYRDLVGWNQLHPFGNQDIGVIYPRKIDNNVVNEKSNIFQGREQQSDFVKVNMDGVLIGRKICVLDHSSYLSLASQLEDMFGKQSRVGLRLFESSSEFALWYTDRGEQWRIAGDVPWNEFVEDVKRIRIMAKDETLFRTTTTSVYIFAPIS; translated from the exons ATGGCTTCAGACTCCTCATCATCAGCCTATCTTTTCAACCATCTTGATCTTCCTTCACTTTACTATCATACcaacaacgaaaacgttggtatCCTTGATTTGGGCCTTAGTCTTAAGGTCTTACAGCCCCAAACTTATAACCATTCCCCAAATCTTCAGG ATGACTACCGTGATCTGGTAGGATGGAACCAACTGCACCCTTTTGGTAATCAGGACATTGGTGTCATTTATCCTAGGAAGATAGACAACAATGTTGTCAatgaaaaatcaaatatttttcaaGGGAGAGAACAACAAAGCGATTTTGTGAAGGTTAACATGGATGGAGTACTCATTGGTCGAAAAATATGTGTTCTTGATCATTCGAGCTACTTGAGTCTTGCATCTCAACTTGAAGACATGTTTG GAAAGCAATCTAGAGTTGGTTTACGACTATTTGAAAGTAGTTCAGAGTTTGCGTTATGGTATACAGATAGAGGTGAACAATGGAGGATTGCTGGTGATGTGCCATGGAA CGAGTTTGTAGAAGACGTGAAGAGGATTCGAATTATGGCTAAGGATGAAACTCTCTTTCGAACTACAACTACATCGGTATACATTTTCGCTCCCATATCTTGA